The Platichthys flesus chromosome 5, fPlaFle2.1, whole genome shotgun sequence genome contains the following window.
aaattacgaaTTCTCCATTGAAGCCTACGttgagaatacgtagcccccctctctttttatctttatcactgcttgtgtggccgTAGTGAATGGGCAGAGGGGgtcatttaataatgtcattggtaaaattaaagctccaggacaacagaaggggacttcaaatcATCATTTATATcttataaaatatgtcatcactATCGTTAAAAatcgatacactcgcgtcaagcgcaaaaaatagactcaacgccgtAACGATCTCTGCACGGTGCGAGGCAGCCTCGGCGCAGCGCGGCGCtacagcctccggtgtgacccgcacaaaggtttaacatgggagtggatgggagccagctgttatttaaggcttggcgctgcgcttcaGTGTCGCTTAAgcgtctggtgtgaacccggcgttagtaaataactcacaatgagtcgcttaacatacgtcacatactacgttgctctgattggttgtaggtctatccaattgagacaagaggaatttttttttctggttcggttgaaacacgccccataatcacagcccaatgaagcggtatcagactcacaatctttctagaattgtgagtataacaacgtcaggctacaagatcaagatcaagatttttatttgtcaaatgcacaacaataacattaagcagtcgctggcagtgaaatgcttgagtctcaggctctcttctaacaatgctcaagtaattacacactatacaataaaataagagaaatagtataaaatagaacatcaaaataggaaataatgtatgtatatctaaatatatattaacagctgaggagaaaataaaacaacagaagtgcaaatatgcaaatatgtcacggtgctagtttgatggagttattgcagttcagaggagtttaaaagtcttatggcctgggggatgaaactgtctctgagcctggtgttGCGGGCTcgggtaccgtcggccagatggcagcaggcaaaaatgtttatggctgggatgaaaggggtctttaataatctggctgctcttcttcctgcaccgctgggtgtagaggtcctctatggatggtagcgctgtcctggtgatgtgctgggcagacttcacaaccctctgtaaagccttacgattcagggcggtgcagctgccataccaggcggtgatgcagccagtcaggatgctctctatggtgcatctgtagaagttgcagagtatcctggagtccatgtggagcttccgcatcctgcggaggaagaagagccgctgtctggccgtctttctgatggagtctgtgtgatgggtccaggtcaggtcatcagtgatgtggaccccgaggaacttgaagctgctgactcgctccaccgtggccctgttgatggagaggggggcgtgttcttctcctcatctcttcctgtagtccacgatcagctccttcgttttgctgatgttgagatggaggttgttgtcctggcaccaagatgtcagggctctgacctcctctctgtaggccttctcatcgtcgcctgttatcaggcctatgacagtggtgtcatcagcaaacttaacgatggtgttggagctgtgggtggccacgcagtcatgcgtgaacagggagtacagaagaggactgagcacgcagccctggggggccccggtgttgagagtcagggtggaggatgtggtgctgccgatccgcaccgcctgtggtctgcctgtcaggaagttcaggatccaatcacggagggcgatgttgagcccaaggtctctgagcttggtgacgagcttcaggggcacgatggtgttgaatgctgaactgtagtcgatgaacagcattctcacatatgtgtccctctggtccatgtgggagagggcagtgtggagggtgagggagatggcatctgcagtcgacctatttgacctgtaggcaaactgaagagggtccagagagtcaaggagggaggaggtgatgaaagGTTGGACCGGCCGCTCAAAGCaattcatgatgatggaagtgagtgctactgggcggtagtcgtttaggcagaggatttttgtttttttgggaacagggacaatgatggtcttcttgaagcatgcggggactacagactggagcagtgaccggttgaagatgtctgtgaacacatctgccagctgatctgcacacaccttgagagctcggccgggGGTCCCATCAGCtccaggtgccttgcgtgtgttgatccTTTTGAGGGATTTcctggatatgactggggggctgtcctggatatgactggggggcagcggtcctcctgggcctcttcgatctccgcagctggggagttactctcaaagcatggataaaaagtgttcagatcctctgggagagatgcagacaccacatcagcactgctggtcttggctttgtagtctgtgatggttctcagtccggcccacatgttcctagtgTTGGAGCCCTTGTAGAGTCTCTATTAGCACTGCTAATAGCACTCCGGAGCGCAtacctggatttcttgtattcctccagatcccccgagatgaaggcagcagtccgtgctttgagtttagcatggacatcaccatttatccagggcttctggttgggaaatatttttactgtaatcctggGTCCGACGCCATCGATGCATTTGCtaatgtagcagatgaccgcgtctgtgtacgtgttaatgtcatcatcctggaacacgcaccactATGTTGTTTtgaagcagtcctgaagagccgagTCTGATTGATCGGTCCACTGCTGGATGGTCCGAGTCACCGGTCTGTCACGCTTGACTTTCTGCCTATagaaaggcagcagcaggacggaaacgtgatctgatttgccgaatggggggcgggggagggccTTATACGCACCCCGGAAGGGAGTGTAAACATGATCCGGTGTGTTTGCTCCGCGCGTCGGGCAGCTGATGTGCTGGAAGTATCTcggcaggactttcctcatcttggcgTTGTTAAAATCCCCGGCCACGATAAACACAGCCTCGGGCCGtgatgtctctgtcctgtcgatCACGgcatgcagctcgtccagtgccTGGTTAGTGTCGGCGCTGGACGGGATGTACACTGCTATTAGAATGACCGATGTAAACTCCCTCTGGATGTAATAAGGACGGCATCTGATCATTAGGTGCTCCAGGTCCGGagtacagcctgaagaaataattctcacatcagagcaccatagattattcaccatgaagcagacaccccctcccttgctcttacctgagtttgttgtccggtcctggcggtgaatggagaccccctTGGGAACAATGGCGGTGTCCGGGATCGAGGGGTCGAGCCAGGTCTCCGTGAAAACCATCACGTTACAAAACTTGATGTCCCGTTGAAACGCCATCCTGCTACGAAGTTCATCCAGCTTGTTGTCCAGGGACTGGACATTAGCAAGAAGAATGCTTGGTAGAGGAGGCCGGTTTTCACGTTTCCTCAGCCGGACCAGGACGCCGGCTCGCGACCCTCTTTTCCTTCGTCCTCGCCTCCGTGTTCCAGGTACAGCAGGTAAACCGCGCCATGGGTAGTCTCCCTTGTTTGTTGTCGGTGGcggtgaaaaagtgttttttaccaTCAAACCAATGGACAGAAGTTGTTCTCTATCATATATGATGATAGGGCTCGCTTTACCAGAGTGCATGATacaaaaataagtaaaataaataacaagatagaaaaaaaagagaaaaaagagcagagctgtgggagagcgCGAGACACAGCAGCCTTCCACGGCACCGTTCAGACATATTCACATGTTTAACTGTTATATAGTCTGGTCTGTGCAATGCTTTTAACAACTGTTCTAAAAACACTATATACACTACCTTCTAATTTGATTCATAGCATTGATATTTGCTCATGGAATACAATGTAATTCATCATAGCACACTTACTTACTTAAGGGAAACAATTAACAATTtcaagttttacatttattttaaggcTGGTGTACTTACGCCAGATAGTTTAGTTGGTACCTCTTAGAAAAACGTGTTGTCTGCACTGAGGGAAACTATcttgatttgcatttgtaaagctcAGAGCATtgtcatttgcatgtgaaagcctcCCCAAGGCCTAGAAGCAGGGGGGTCACCTC
Protein-coding sequences here:
- the LOC133953442 gene encoding uncharacterized protein LOC133953442 — protein: MHSGKASPIIIYDREQLLSIGLMVKNTFSPPPTTNKGDYPWRGLPAVPGTRRRGRRKRGSRAGVLVRLRKRENRPPLPSILLANVQSLDNKLDELRSRMAFQRDIKFCNVMVFTETWLDPSIPDTAIVPKGVSIHRQDRTTNSGCTPDLEHLMIRCRPYYIQREFTSVILIAVYIPSSADTNQALDELHAVIDRTETSRPEAVFIVAGDFNNAKMRKVLPRYFQHISCPTRGANTPDHVYTPFRGAYKALPRPPFGKSDHVSVLLLPFYRQKVKRDRPVTRTIQQWTDQSDSALQDCFKTT